The sequence below is a genomic window from Mytilus edulis chromosome 2, xbMytEdul2.2, whole genome shotgun sequence.
TACAACATAATTTTACCTTAAAAGTTCAAAAGATGTCAAAAAATTCTCTTTAAGCATATGAGAATTACAAATTTTAGTTGAGAACTCATTCATGTGAACCGTGATCCCATTCTGcaaatgatatttgaaaaaaaatcaatgcatGTAAATTCCAATTAATATGCCTGTTACAGTTCTCCGTTCAAATTCTTGGTGTTTaatttaagggagttcgcttctcaatTTCatagtaattaacttttcaaaacactagtttatattgataaggaATTAacaaaggaatccaaagagcaaaaaatatatataggtcaccgtgcttgttttcgagatatgagccattgaaattttggcgggaaaatattctctcttgacttttcatagctttatcataaacaagttaaagttctcaaaaactcttaaaaagtaattataattttataagacttttacagatggcttatcattatacatgttaaagaatttcaaaaagaaaaatgggggtcaccgggcaaattttttccaggcattcaaatggataaaaccagaggattccgaaaatctgtcaAAAAATCCGAAACATGACCttaaggtagatacatggtataccgccatcttggattgtacaatcacagtaaaaaatcggtctagttatttgcctaaatcttcaaatttggagacagatttgcaatttaaaggttagactgtttattaataatataaagaaaacttggtgatttattgtataattcaaaatattaaaacaaatataattttatttacttttagaaTCAATTTTTTCAAATGgtccatttaagggaagataactcttttagtaaaaaaaatatactgcactgatagggaaattttttctttttacttgtagcaagaaaacaagttcatagatttttttttatgcacacaaatgtgtttttccatgaacaatctaaccaaatttaggcaattttcaacgtctcatagcttgaaaaatagcacggtgacccatacttttcattatatttttgaacagagcatagtaaaatcttcgttttggctaagtataagaaaattctgtctcaaaaaatattaacTTATGATCTACCTTTATTAGTTTTTGTTTACCCTTCGTTTTCAGTTGTGTGTGTTTGTTCAAATCTGTTCGTCTTTGGTGGTTGCGTTCTTAAAATTTGTATCAGTATTTTGTAACATCTTAAATGATTCTATTCGGCAACTATTTTGATAGAACGTTGAACTTTTCTTGATCGTCTCCCTTGTGTTCACTTCCgctaaatacaaataaaatttctTACCTCCTTTAGTTTTAaatactcaattttttttaacaatgacaGAAATCGAATGGAGAAGACGTTGGAAACCGGATCTTACATCTATTCCATGGCAACCGTTAAATATCGATGGTGATGTTTACTTAATCAAATGCAAGTTTACTCAAAACTCTTATGAGTTACTTCTTACGAACCTGAAAAGCTTTTGGTATGAAGAGTTGTCAGAGAACGCTTTGAAAAAGAGAGTTCAGGTAATCATAGGAAAATTTGgataatatttattgtttttctttacttttctttGATacagttatatttatatttttgtccaatcttcaatgttcatgatgttacTGTTAGGAAGTTGTAACTGTAAACAAGAAATTATTACCACAGAACTACATaataaattacaataaaattacTCAAATATACCACAGAATacagaggcggatccagggggtggtcacccggtgccggtgaccaccccctgtgtttgcaaaaatggtgcaccatgtaccaaaaaatggtgcaccttgaacattttgaaaaataaatttgtcgatcAAATCAATTTGTCTATCAAAATCACCAGTCATAAAGTTGTCATTACTTACTTTAAggctaaatacatgtactttttacgtttatacaatgaacatgtaatcaACAATCGCTAATTACTTGGTCGATTTCTTTGATGTTAAGGTGTAAAAATGAAGAGACAGTCTTCAATCTCAGATGTTTTTAGcaggtaatttatactttttttacattaagtttatctaaatttttaaagtttgtataataacttttctcgaccaataatatttttttactgtgatgccaaaattcaaaaataattttaaagttttaaagtcacataaatattctatattgaaTGAATACCCCCGTTCCATCATCTGTTTGTCTAATAATTTCGTTCATTCCAATTTTTTAGTAACTTATACCCTCTTTCCTTCATGAAACGCCACAAATCAGCCCCCTCTGAAGTACCAACGACTTGTAATGGTCCTAGCATTGATACGAATAAAAGTGATCAGATTGAAGAAACAACCCCTGACTTACATATAAGTACAAACAACATTGgttttgtaaaacaataaaaacgtaaattaacaaacAAAGAGAAATTTAATTTGATAAGAAATCATTTCCAACCTGGAATAAACTATAACTTTCCTATAAAACAATATGCAGGAAAGCTGAATTGGCTAAATCGCTATGATGGGCTAGAGTACTCACCTTCACAAGAAGGAGCTTACTGCATATACTGTGCTCTGTTTGAGGTTGATAGTTTGGGAACATTATCATCAGTCAGGGGACATAcataaatcacttatttgagtagcaaatttgaagttttgtcacaaattgtgattttgtagttttaccaaaattttaaacacatatgtttaaataatatcttttcattaatgaaattgaaaaaaataaactttttgcttcttttatgtagcaaggtttatgcctttgatgttATCATTTatctgcaaattctattttagttgaaaaaatgctataataatggctttacataatgaactgatactttcttaacagatttttcccagcagtgggagtatttttcctgtaaagttcaaggtttcatctttcagattatgtaataaaattctactgttcgcgataaaaatttcactgttcggggttgttgaaattagtgggggttattaaaataatgatacttaaataagttatttttgggaaggaaattgaggtatgaaacttaaacaagtgattttaatgtcattatcctagattcagtacaaggccatcacctgaaatgacatggtcatcctagacaacacagatgttggttctgataattttagaaacataattagttcaggactggatcattagtattctatatttaaagtataataaaattcaatcacttcttctagtgattaatttgtactacttaaataggtgattattaaagaaagacaactcttgcTTCCAACCTATaaggaaataatgttacttgaatcagtgattttctaaatcactcatttaagtaagtcccctgactgatcaTGCAAACCACTAACAGATATGGCACGTGATgagaaatcatgtaaaaaaagtcaTACTGAAGCTAGAGCAAAAGCTCAACTTTTTCTTGACAACATTGAGCAAAGGACTACtgatattcaaacatttattgataaagcaATGAATGAACGTTATGGCGCTTGTTTTAATTCCAGAGATGACTATCCAGAAACAACACGCTGAATGTAATACTCGAGAACATTAAACCATTTCTTGATTTTTATCACTCTGACTTGCCTAGTCCATTTGGAATTTTTTCGAAAGTAGATAGGTGGTTGCATTTCTGGAAACATACCACAGATACATTGCCAAAGTCAGCTGCTGAAACCATTAAAAAATGCAACAAACTTGATTATCCCAATATATATGCAATTCTTAAAATTGTTTGCACAATGAGTGTAACAAGTTGTGAATGTGAGCTTTCGAATAGTGAGCTCGGGttacttaaaacatttttacGTGCAACAATGGGCCAGGACCGACTAAATGGACTTATACTGATGCACGTGCATTACAATTTTAGAGTTAGAATTTGATGTTATAGTTGACATGTTTGCACGCAGGCATCCAAGAAAAAtgaattctaatgcaattattttgtaacaattgttctgattggataacagcaagcgtaaaattctctatctccttgtctgtaactaaggaagccgacattttgaatttcggaatgtattgacatgttatttctacaataataaacaaaaaacccacttgttgcgcctaaaaaattttctttttatcaaattttattacattctgaagcggcacagaagccagaaaacggccggtgtttatgtttgacgccggaagcatacctatgacgtcaccacAGGGGTTAAAAAATTTGGTTACAGCAAACTAGCCCATGACTTATTGGCaacaggattttactagccctgttggaagaactgctagtcaatcaaaactgacctgctagccctagtatgccttaaaaatcaggagtttgctgcataatacaaagtgggtgtcctttgttttgaaggagacattatacactgtatttaataatttttgttggtctgttatttattcttttggtGCTTAACCTTACTTAGTTGTTTCCAAATTCAAAGCAGACTTTTTTTTTGCGTGCTTGGGGCAACTAACGGCAATATTCACTGagcattttcgtttttttcatcAGCAACAGCCAACCTTGCCAGGGAAACATTGTGtcccagttctgccaacttttcaggaAGTGAATGTGTGATTTTTTGGCCAAACtgtaaagatcaaagagaaaaaacaatagatcaaaggaaaatgacGCCAAATAAGCATGAACATGTGTGAGTCTCGCGCTAAAGACTTGGCAGCCCTTCTGTCCTGGACACTATTAATTTTTTCCGCGGCTTTTCCCTGTCGTATTTAGCATTTTTAggggatgaattttcagcctcgttactcctttcatctaccgtttttcgttttgaaactgacgaagttcctggggttcccgtactaaaatattaaaaaatattttgttgcatgatttcgtgctcaagagctgtgcaacaagacaggtcaataccaatcaatacatcatacccccaaataccgttaattgaaaatctcggcactataagcaatgtacaataccccaaGCCATGGTATGATAAATCGATATTTAAAGTATGAGAATTGCAATCAACACATGATACCAGGCCACCAGACAtgccagagttatttgttctatttttaaaatatgtacaacaggacctgtacaaaccagttcaaattcttggaatcccagatgatttaattgaatcgaattggctaacatagaatagtgatgaagggatttttcactttctattttgaaaacgtcaagaattttttgttactagtccgtcgggcatatcggattacacattttaattgcccgaggcgtaaatgatctagtcccgggcgtcgggctagtgtattttttaacccctgcaccaagtgtagggaccaaagaacataacatcttttcgcggaattttctttaatgaacattttacactgaaataatgattgaaatttaattataaacttgttttgcattagaatagagataactgtattgtatttgaagctttgcggacgtccatcggtagttttactgtcgcaaatacccgtttacctgtctccgctcctcgtcaccaggtaaactaaatttgcgacagtaaaactacagatggacgtccttaaagcttcaaatacaatacagttatctcttaatttgaatcaattttataaataatgtgtAACTTTTGACTTCTATAGTTGTAACTATTTTCatgataccaataaaaaaattgaattttgatttaagatttcaaaaggtgaccaccccctaataaattcctggatccgcccctggaatattaaaattactttataaaaagaaaatctaaTAATTCAGAGTTCAATTATTTCGTTAATTTGGATTTACACACCAATGACATGACAATTGGATGAGATAAAAATGATTATAACTTTTTCGTTATGGCATACTTTTTTATGTTCAATGATGTTTGGAGACTTTGAGCATGTTGAGACACTAAagtaatacatacatttaaaaaaatagttttgagcCAAAAAAAATACTGCTCAGTTTTGACAGTAGCTTCAATCAAAATATGCTTTGATTATATTGAACTGATCAATAAAATGTGtaaatatctcttttgttttacaaaatttttaaagcAGAAGAAGAATGTGAGAATACTAAATGCATGAAATGTGGAGAAAAACCCTGTCCCAATAGTGATGTGACTGAACAATGCGAGAGCtcattaaatttgtttaaatctTGTTTAATTTCGCATTGTTactttaaataattatataagtGTATGGGGACTGAAAATCAAAGAAAGTAAAGGGATCTTAGTTTTATATTGTTGTGTTTTAcattctttttatatatctttCTGGAAATTGCAAAATGAATTTTTCATGAGATCATGGTGATCGTTCTTTTACATCTTATACTTTGATTTAGGCTGTAGAAAATAATTTGAATCAAAACCATGATCATTCATTTATATTTCACAGAAATTAAATCCTAGTATAGAGGCATCAGTTTCTAGGATATTGGACCAGATTAAAAATTGCCTTGAAAGTCAAGAAAAAGGAACAAGCATTACAATTGGCTTTAAAGATGAGGAAGAAGAAAATTCTAAAATGGTTCTTAAGATTAACTCCCAGCTTGCAGGGTTGCCGTTTTGTTGGGATTTTGTAGGAAATTCAGCTGACAAAGAAATGGTatggaataataaaatataattgaaagtGGTCAAGATCAGTAATCCCAAATCTATTTATTTATGCCAGTTCTTTTTGAAGATGTACAAATGATGTAGAGTTTAACTTGACTGGAACGGAGTCAAATGAGTTTTTATGATCACAAGCGTAATTAGATGAAAGTTAAAAATGTAGGACACGGTTTTGCCAGATAGACAAGAAAAATAGCATCCTCAAAATTATTATAGCATCATATAGCGTCTCGGTGCCTCAACACTTAAACAGCCTGGGGAGAACATTGCATCTTTCATGTCTTTAGTTGTGTTTTATCCGTACCAACtacatattttgtaatatatcttgaataaacattaaatttgtcttaaaaaaatatacatctgatttaaaataaataaatataaagacattaaaattaaaaaataaaaatgtttacaataaatcataaaaataacatGTTCTACTTACATGACTAGGCATACATGtaccattataaaaaaaaatgtgcactTCTTCATGTTCTTTCACAGGTTACACCCAACTCATAATTGTCATAGTATTGAAAATAAGAAGCACTATTATTCAGTATAACAAAAGTGAACTATTCATCTGTCTCATATCATATTTGATAATTggtataagcatgataagtataTAAGGTTTCAGTATTAACAAATGGTAAAAGTAATGATTTTAATTGATCCAGTTTTTGGTTATACAACATGCATCTTTTTACAATTCTGTACAATGATAGAATATTGTcacttatttaaaattttatattctcTATCTTTATATATAGGCCTCAGAAAACTTGATAGTTCCACTAATGGCAATGGTAGGTGAATTAACAAGAAGGCAGAGAGAACTTATCAAAATACTGCAAAATAAGGACAAGGAGATTGAAGATTACAAATCACAGGGTGGGAAAACAACACGAAGTGAGTATTTGTGGAGGAGAGTAATTACTGAGGATAcaattattttcgtgggtatcaattttcgtggattcagtAAACTTTGCCTTTTcgtgaatatttaattttgtgatttttcaaAGTCTTCATACAAGCCTATAGAGCATTTGTGTTTCAATGAACAATTgtattcgtggttcacctgtatccctgaaatccacgaaaattgatatcccactaaaaaaattgaatccacagtatacagaTTTACAATCTTCAGGTTTGATGGTCATGTGACACTGACTGCTAGTTTAAATGACTTCCTGTAGCTGTTCTGTTTAGGTCCTTATAAttgttttttcacaaatattcattgcttttaattgtttttatcttgattaaactttctttattttaaagaaatagtTTCTTTTTGTCTGCTATTTTCATGTTTAAATCATGTTTGTACAGGGCCaagtttttcaaaacaactttcattttctttttaatctTTTATGCGCTTTCTTGGAACAGTAATCAAAATGATAGTGCTCAGTgtgtttttaatgtaaaaaaacatattaataatGCTTGGAAGTTTAACAGTCTGTTTTGATCTATAAATATAACAGAGATTTTGTGCATTTCTCCTGTTTCTGTAAATCTGCAAACATCAACAATAATgtgaaatttgataaatatgtatagctaataaaattgagaattgaaatggggaatgtgtcaaagagcagaaaacagcccaaggccactaGTGTGGATCTTCAATACAGTGAGACAATACCACATCCCAAGACAGGCTGCTGCTTGCCCCTACACTATATTGTGTACTACTTAGTTCAGTGAatatggacgtcacacttaactcttaaacatataaatttattttatttttttaagaaaaaacatacaagactaacaaaggccacaggctcctataaacattttaatagtaCACTAATAAAAGCTATATAATGACAGAAACCTGAAACAACAGTTTATTTTACTATATATgtttatcaatgattatttaattgtttaatcACTTTAATTAAGCTAAATGATTTACTTTTTTGCTGTATTTAGGATAGAAATATagtgatttatatttaaaagtaatggtaaacacttttgtttaaatttctattttagAACATATAGAAACTCAGGAGTTTGTGGAAACAGCATTTGAAAACACAATGTTGATGTCAAAGGTATAAATTGCACTAACTACAGTAATTCATacataatggtttacattttataaactgtgacttggatggagagttgtctcattggcactcataccacgttttcttatatctataactGAAATTCTTCTAACTTCCAGAATATTTGAATGTATAAATAATTAGTGTGCGAAAGGCTGTGTAAGAGATTtacgtttatcatgtttatagaacatttttttttgcctGTGTATTAATTGCATTTAATTATAGATTAACTGGATATAAATAATTCTTGAAGGTCAATTAAATGTAACTTGTTATTATAGGGTTTTGAAGAGGAAGTGAAGAGTTTTGGTAGTTCAGCATTTGATGATAGCGGCCAGGATCTGTACCGTCAAATCATGACAAAACATTCTTGGTTACACAGACAAAAAAGTgagattatttttattattaaaatggtgttttctttattttaggtAAGACTATGATCATTACATATTTGAAGGGAATACTGTTTTCCCCTGTTCATTTCATTAATTAATGCACATCTGTCTCTTAATTTACGAGCCAGAGCATCAAAAAATTTGGTATCGAGCATTATTTGAGCATGCATCACTGTGTTATGTGTTTTTATATTCATCTCACATTTACCTCCTGTTTATCAAATACTTATACATTCTTTCAAATAATGTTCATGTATGACATTTCTTCCCATTTTTCGTAGGAActacaaaatcatgaaaatagaGCTTCCAAAAGTTTGTAATAATGATTAATGTAAATTTAAACAGGCTATACAATACAGTATGATGTGTTTTTACATTCATTTCTATACAGCTTTCTGATTACAGAATATTTATGTACTCTATATCAATATTCTTCTGACCATGCATGCATGCTATACTGTGGTGTGTTTTCATATTAATagctatttttattattttattatttgttaaaactttctgtttacaaaatactTATAGCAGGGCATTATTGTTAAGCTCTGTCCACTGCAGATTTTAAGAAATCTTTTTCCCCCTGGTGGTGCTTGAGGGAAATATGCTGGTTTTCACtattttttctaatgttaaaTACTGAAAGTGTGCGCCAGTCCTTTGCAAATTGTGGTGGTCAAAACCTTAGGACCACCTCTTATCGATAACTTTGAGCTCAAAGTTAAACATGTACAGTCAAACTTAAGGTgactcgggactattcgactgcgcatgaattacaaaagtatttgtcgtaaattcgatataatttttaaaaatatgttgattgattagaaatgttaaatcattgtagttatgtgaataatagaataattttgttataatccgtatttgttaaatggttaaaatgacatttcacccattttcaccattttcccgccaaaatttgggttttaaggcaaaatatatttttttccttatcggtgaccaactttttttatttgctcattctttgaagctatatttcagctttttatattacaggtgtcatagaacgtttttttgataaTCCGATAAAATTATGTCAatacctctattttccctatcatttcattgaaaaatggtccctttgaCATacttgtttaaaagtaaaattttgagcttaaatgttCCGtgaacccctattttttttcgaccaatttgataaaatttctgtaaacaatgaaataacaaaaaatacggcacttctgatagaaacttttAATAGGCCCCGAGCCACCTTAACTTGTTTTAATAGACATAATTATGGATGATATGTTAATTTCTGAAATAGCAGAAAATTCTATGGTTAGTATAATATCTTTTGTTCCAATTTTTAGATGATACAGAGACAGAATCATCATCGCTAGGTTTGTTGCTATTTATAGcatgttaatttgttaatttgtatTAGCTATTGTCTTGTttataaggaaaaaaaaaggaCATGTTCGTCTTTATATGTGATGTATGCATGCTATCAAAGagtttattgtataaatttatatCAGTTATTTAAAGGTTGTGGATAATTATTCAGTTAATAtgtatattgaatatatatatatatagttgcttGCTTTTATTTCAGGAAAACTACATGGAGTAATTTTATACACATTCCCTTAATAGCTGAAATTTGTATATACACagctttattttgttttgaatccACAGAATTtgatacttaaggtggtacctaacactacagggagataactctgtaaaatcagcaaaactttttttatgccccacctacgatagtagaggggcattatgttttctggtctgtgcctctgttcgtccgttcgttcgttcgtccgtctgtgcgtccgttcgcttcaggttaaagtttttggtcgaggtagtttttgatgaagctgaagtccaatcaacttgaaacttaatacacatgttccccatgatatgatctttctaattttaatgccaaattatagttttgaccccaatttcatggtccactgaacatagaaaatgatagtgcaaagttcagattaaagattttggtcaaggtagtttttgaagaagttaaagttacatcaacttgaaacttagtacacatgttccctatgatatgatctttctaattttaattccaaattaaagtttcgaggctattggtactttacggaacgcaacggaacggaacggaacggaattttatttaaggtatccaaagggggcatttatcaaaatttcgaaaaatctttaaaacaaaacaaactttagaatttctgtgttttacagttttccatatacaaataacacaaatgtatacttaatctcatcttcacaggtgaaatgtgtaataatgtataacatcgggaaatattctgtagatgaatatgtcggattgtcctgataaattatcatgaaattaacgcatttgcaagtcatgcattatgatatctagactgacctcacgtcgtccttgattagagacagtgatcaaaatgaatctgatttaaactttttaatttatttttccgttccgttccattccgcaaagtaccaattgctctgaggaattggtatttaacggaaaaaatggaaacagacatctttaatgtaattaaagcagtatgataaaacaaaaaattgtctgacacctctttttgcatgagtggtatgtgttttagatagcattttcgactttatcaataataaaaaatttaacacaaaggcaggttacacaaaaagtctttctccttccatcggtaattatatttaaaaaaaggggccttcaacagcccgttccgacgatgattagagacagtgatccagttgattttgatgtaaactttttaatttatttttccgttcgttctgttccgcaaagtaccaattgctctgaggaattggtatttaacggaaaaaacggaaacagacatctttaatgtaattaaagcagtatgataaaaaaaaattgtctgacacctctttttgcatgagtggtatgtgttttagatagcattttcgacttgatcaataataaaaaatttaacacaaaggcaggttacacaaaaagtctttctccttccatcggtaattatattttaaaaaagaggccttcaacagcccgttccaacgatgattagagacagtgatcaagttgaatctgatgtaaactttttaatttatttttccgttccgttccgttccgcaaagtaccaattgctctgaggaattggtatttaacggaaaaaacggaaacagacat
It includes:
- the LOC139512055 gene encoding non-homologous end-joining factor 1-like isoform X2 → MTEIEWRRRWKPDLTSIPWQPLNIDGDVYLIKCKFTQNSYELLLTNLKSFWYEELSENALKKRVQKLNPSIEASVSRILDQIKNCLESQEKGTSITIGFKDEEEENSKMVLKINSQLAGLPFCWDFVGNSADKEMASENLIVPLMAMVGELTRRQRELIKILQNKDKEIEDYKSQGGKTTRKHIETQEFVETAFENTMLMSKGFEEEVKSFGSSAFDDSGQDLYRQIMTKHSWLHRQKNEEELPVNDTSDQGRKPSTGTSWGSSRLPPSVTGPPSQKSPNKSPASSKSNTPDTSPIKDTELMRRQALERRLESDEAKKHEKTKKKKKMAF
- the LOC139512055 gene encoding non-homologous end-joining factor 1-like isoform X1, which produces MTEIEWRRRWKPDLTSIPWQPLNIDGDVYLIKCKFTQNSYELLLTNLKSFWYEELSENALKKRVQKLNPSIEASVSRILDQIKNCLESQEKGTSITIGFKDEEEENSKMVLKINSQLAGLPFCWDFVGNSADKEMASENLIVPLMAMVGELTRRQRELIKILQNKDKEIEDYKSQGGKTTRKHIETQEFVETAFENTMLMSKGFEEEVKSFGSSAFDDSGQDLYRQIMTKHSWLHRQKNDTETESSSLDEEELPVNDTSDQGRKPSTGTSWGSSRLPPSVTGPPSQKSPNKSPASSKSNTPDTSPIKDTELMRRQALERRLESDEAKKHEKTKKKKKMAF